GATTGGCAAGATCAGGGGGGTACCACCCCCTGTTTCCCCCTTGTTATGAGAGAAGAAAAAGGAGAGCAGAAAAATGACCACAGAACAAGGTTCCGTTCCCAATCTGAGTGCTGAGCAGTGGGCTGGTCTGGCGCGTTTGGGTGATATGGTTAATGGTACGCAGGCGTTTCTTGGTAGTCCTGCAAGCAGCGCTGTAATGGATCTGGCACTACGTTTTGGTGAATGGAATGAGCGATACCAACTAGATGAGTCGCTGGAGGAGTTGCTGGCGACGGTCAGCACGTTGAGGAATGCAGGTATCTTGCGGTGGGTGCGGGAGAATGCTGAGTTTCTGCGCGATAATATTGAACTGTTGCAGGCTTTCGTCCCGCAGCTGCTCAAGATGGTGCAGGAGATCCCTTGGGCGGCGTTGCCGCAAGCATTGCAAATCTTGGGAGAATTATTACCGCGGGTGCAGGCGCTGGCAGAGTTCGTGCAAATGGGTGCTGGCAATGACTTGGTTGCACAGCTGAAAAAACTCGGCGACTTATGGGAAGAAACCCGCGCTGATGAAACCGTCATCGCTGCTTTGCGTTTATTACGACAGCTGCAGGAAGATGGGAATCTGCAACGGGTGGCCGAGCTGAGTCGGCAAATCGGGTTGATGGCAGAAACGATCCCCGTGGAGTCCCTCGTCGGCCAGCTACTGCAGGAAGAAGAGTGGGGCCCGCTGATGAGTTCCCTGGCAGCCTTGCTCCACTCGGGAAAGGCCATGACTCAGGCCTTGGCGGATGCCGCAGAGCACGAAGCGCATGGGAAATCGGGCGGCATTTCTGGCCTTTATCATATGCTCAAGGATCCCGACGTACAGCGTGGCATGCGCGTAGTGGCGGTCCTTCCCGTCTATTTGCAGAAGGCGGGTGTGTTGCCCAAGGATGCGGCAGCCTGAGCGACGGTGAGTTGAGATTGAGATGCGGCAGGGGAAAATTGCCCAACGTGGGGGCGGATGGTAGGATTGCGCAATTTTGTAACCTACTCAATGAGGATGTTTATGGCTCTCGAGCGCACCCTGTCTATCATCAAGCCTGACGCAGTTCAGAAAAATGTCATCGGGGCTATACTCAGCCGCTTTGAGAATGCGGGTTTGCGTGTCGTCGCGGCTCG
The window above is part of the Acidithiobacillus acidisediminis genome. Proteins encoded here:
- a CDS encoding DUF1641 domain-containing protein, translating into MTTEQGSVPNLSAEQWAGLARLGDMVNGTQAFLGSPASSAVMDLALRFGEWNERYQLDESLEELLATVSTLRNAGILRWVRENAEFLRDNIELLQAFVPQLLKMVQEIPWAALPQALQILGELLPRVQALAEFVQMGAGNDLVAQLKKLGDLWEETRADETVIAALRLLRQLQEDGNLQRVAELSRQIGLMAETIPVESLVGQLLQEEEWGPLMSSLAALLHSGKAMTQALADAAEHEAHGKSGGISGLYHMLKDPDVQRGMRVVAVLPVYLQKAGVLPKDAAA